A stretch of Arthrobacter sunyaminii DNA encodes these proteins:
- a CDS encoding SHOCT domain-containing protein has translation MSYWDNFWDILWWVFTVTVLFAYLFTLFAVISDLFRDRGLSGWAKAVWVIFLVLFPFLTVLVYLIARGRGMNERARRESQELQNSTEEYIRRVAASSPSDEISKAKDLLDAGAITPQEFETIKGRALSAA, from the coding sequence TTGAGCTACTGGGACAATTTTTGGGACATCCTTTGGTGGGTTTTCACCGTGACAGTCCTCTTTGCCTATTTGTTTACCCTCTTTGCGGTGATCAGCGACTTGTTCCGTGATCGCGGACTGAGCGGCTGGGCCAAAGCTGTGTGGGTTATCTTTCTGGTGCTGTTTCCGTTCCTCACAGTCCTCGTTTATCTCATCGCCCGCGGGAGGGGAATGAATGAACGGGCCAGGAGGGAGTCACAGGAATTGCAGAACTCCACGGAGGAATACATTCGCCGGGTTGCGGCCTCTTCCCCCAGCGACGAAATCTCCAAGGCCAAGGACCTGCTTGACGCCGGTGCCATCACCCCGCAGGAATTCGAAACCATCAAGGGCAGAGCGTTGTCCGCGGCCTGA
- a CDS encoding ANTAR domain-containing response regulator, whose amino-acid sequence MSESTEPAPSNTPARRVIVAEDETLIRLDIVEILTGEGYDVVGEADNGEKAVALATELKPDLVLMDVKMPVMDGITAAEQIVKARIAPVVLLTAFSQKELVERAREAGAMAYVVKPFTPADLIPAIEIALSRHEEIKALEEEVSDLKEQFATRKLVERAKSLLTTKMGLTEPEAFRWIQKTSMDRRLSMREVAETIINQVN is encoded by the coding sequence GTGTCTGAGTCCACCGAGCCCGCCCCGTCCAACACGCCGGCGCGGCGCGTCATTGTCGCCGAAGATGAGACGCTGATCCGCCTCGACATCGTGGAAATCCTCACCGGTGAGGGATACGACGTCGTTGGTGAAGCCGACAACGGCGAGAAGGCCGTTGCCCTTGCCACCGAGTTGAAGCCCGATCTGGTCTTGATGGACGTCAAGATGCCCGTCATGGACGGCATCACGGCAGCTGAGCAGATCGTCAAGGCCCGCATCGCGCCGGTTGTCCTGCTGACCGCCTTCAGCCAGAAGGAACTGGTTGAACGCGCCCGCGAGGCTGGGGCCATGGCCTATGTGGTCAAGCCCTTCACCCCCGCTGACCTGATTCCCGCGATCGAGATTGCGCTGTCCCGCCACGAGGAAATCAAGGCCCTCGAGGAAGAGGTCAGCGACCTCAAGGAGCAGTTCGCCACCCGCAAGCTGGTGGAGCGCGCCAAATCGCTGCTGACCACCAAGATGGGCCTCACGGAACCCGAGGCCTTCCGCTGGATCCAGAAGACCTCCATGGACCGCCGCCTGAGCATGCGTGAAGTCGCCGAGACCATCATCAACCAGGTCAACTAA
- the iolC gene encoding 5-dehydro-2-deoxygluconokinase yields MPHEVLTIGRISVDIYPQDIGVDLADVTSFAKYLGGSPSNVAVAAARHGRRAAVITRTGDDPFGKYLHRELLRFGVDDSYVTAVPELQTPVTFCAIMPPEDFPLYFYGRFPTAPDLQIAAEDLDMDAVRQAGIFWSTVTGLSQESSRGAHLAAHRARPREALGPEQHTVLDLDYRPMFWSGEDEAREQIHSILPYVTVAVGNTKECSVAVGAGTPEEQADRLLAEGVALAVVKLGADGVLAKTPTECVISPPVPMETVNGLGAGDAFGGALCHGLLARWPLAAVLEYANAAGALVASRISCADAMPTPTEVLELLTERGRMVPELLEATT; encoded by the coding sequence GTGCCTCACGAAGTGCTTACCATCGGACGGATCAGCGTTGACATCTACCCGCAGGACATTGGAGTGGATCTGGCGGATGTCACCTCCTTTGCCAAGTACCTTGGCGGATCACCATCCAACGTTGCGGTCGCCGCGGCCCGGCACGGGCGCAGGGCCGCCGTCATCACCCGGACCGGTGACGATCCGTTCGGAAAATACCTGCACCGGGAACTGTTGAGGTTCGGCGTCGACGACAGCTATGTCACTGCCGTTCCGGAGCTCCAAACCCCCGTGACCTTCTGCGCGATCATGCCGCCGGAGGACTTCCCCCTGTATTTTTACGGCCGGTTTCCAACGGCGCCCGATCTGCAGATCGCGGCCGAAGACCTGGACATGGACGCCGTCCGGCAGGCAGGTATCTTTTGGTCCACGGTGACAGGCCTGAGCCAGGAATCCAGCCGGGGAGCGCATTTGGCCGCCCACCGTGCCCGGCCAAGGGAGGCGCTGGGACCGGAACAGCACACGGTCCTTGATCTGGACTACCGGCCGATGTTCTGGTCCGGGGAGGATGAAGCCCGAGAACAAATCCACAGCATCCTTCCGTACGTCACGGTTGCGGTGGGCAATACCAAGGAATGCTCGGTGGCGGTGGGAGCAGGAACGCCCGAAGAACAGGCTGACAGGCTGCTTGCCGAAGGCGTTGCGTTGGCGGTGGTCAAACTGGGGGCTGACGGAGTCTTGGCAAAAACCCCAACCGAGTGCGTGATCTCTCCGCCCGTTCCGATGGAGACGGTGAACGGGCTTGGAGCCGGAGATGCCTTTGGCGGCGCGTTATGCCACGGGCTGCTGGCGCGGTGGCCCCTGGCCGCAGTGCTGGAATACGCCAACGCAGCGGGTGCGCTGGTGGCATCGCGGATCTCCTGCGCGGATGCCATGCCCACGCCCACGGAAGTTCTCGAGCTGCTGACCGAACGCGGCCGGATGGTGCCGGAACTCCTGGAGGCAACTACGTGA
- a CDS encoding Cgl0159 family (beta/alpha)8-fold protein: MNGFDDNPRRYEHLTSLRLEDPGAVSRAAAERRPHPGPRLGKQNFIVAADHPARGALAVGKQSMAMADRHDLLDRLLSALAHPAVDGVLATADIMDDLLLLGALDGKLLFGSMNRGGLAGSVNEPDDRFTGHTAAALQSLGATGGKMLVRICLGDPATVSTLESAAKTIDALAERHLVAMVEPFMSVWDHGGLRNDLTADAVITSIAIASGLGSTSAYTWLKLPVVPDMERVLAATTMPAVLLGGDPSGSPQDTLNRWQAALKLPGVQGLTVGRTLLYPKSGDVGEAVAAAASLLNNHPARTFVPEQEVPAP; the protein is encoded by the coding sequence GTGAACGGCTTCGATGACAACCCGCGACGCTACGAGCACCTGACCAGCCTCCGGCTGGAGGACCCCGGAGCCGTCAGCCGCGCGGCTGCCGAACGCCGTCCCCACCCCGGACCACGGCTGGGGAAACAAAACTTTATTGTTGCAGCCGATCATCCGGCCCGCGGCGCCCTCGCCGTAGGCAAGCAGTCCATGGCGATGGCAGACCGCCATGATCTTCTGGACCGGTTGCTATCCGCGCTGGCCCATCCGGCAGTGGACGGTGTGCTGGCCACAGCCGACATCATGGATGACCTGCTCCTGCTGGGTGCTCTGGACGGCAAACTGCTGTTCGGCTCCATGAACCGGGGCGGGCTGGCCGGTTCCGTCAATGAACCCGACGACCGGTTCACGGGCCACACCGCGGCCGCGCTGCAGTCGCTGGGCGCCACCGGGGGCAAAATGCTCGTCCGCATCTGCCTGGGAGACCCGGCAACGGTCAGCACGCTGGAATCAGCCGCGAAAACCATCGACGCCCTCGCAGAGCGGCACCTGGTGGCAATGGTGGAACCGTTCATGTCCGTGTGGGATCACGGCGGCCTGCGCAACGACCTGACCGCCGACGCCGTCATCACCTCCATTGCCATCGCCTCGGGACTGGGTTCCACCAGCGCCTATACCTGGCTGAAGCTGCCCGTGGTCCCCGACATGGAGCGGGTTCTGGCAGCCACCACCATGCCCGCTGTCCTGCTCGGCGGAGACCCGTCCGGGTCCCCGCAGGACACCTTGAACCGCTGGCAGGCGGCCTTGAAACTGCCCGGCGTCCAGGGCCTGACCGTAGGCAGAACCCTGCTGTACCCCAAAAGCGGTGACGTCGGCGAGGCCGTGGCCGCGGCGGCCTCGCTGCTCAACAACCACCCGGCACGGACCTTTGTCCCCGAACAGGAAGTGCCTGCACCATGA